The Prionailurus bengalensis isolate Pbe53 chromosome D2, Fcat_Pben_1.1_paternal_pri, whole genome shotgun sequence genome window below encodes:
- the LOC122492682 gene encoding zinc finger protein OZF-like isoform X2: MENNFSKMSHLTQVQKSQRGECLFKCNECGQTFNYKSNLTAHQRTHTGEKRYQPNSRRKTSHKSVLRDHWRTHTGEKLYKCSECGKSFYKKSSLIRHERTYMRGKPHECNESGKTFTFTQHQRTPTGEKRFQCNECGKTFHWQSDIKLHQRTHTGEKPFHCNKCGKTFYRQSDVNAHQRIHTGEKRFQCDQCGKTFYWQSDVHAHQRTHTGEKPFQCNKCGKSFHRQADVNVHQRTHTGEKRFRCNECGKTFYRQSDVNAHQRIHTGEKPFQCNQCGKTFYRQADVNVHQRTHTGEKRFQCDECGKTFYRQSEVNVHQRTHTGEKPFQCNECGKTFYRQSDVNAHQRIHTGEKPYKCNECGKSFYEKSSLTRHERTHTGEKPYECQECRRTFCQRSALTQHQRTHTGDRPFHCNVCGKTYRHLSAFNVHRRTHTGEKPFQCIECEKSFLTKSTLINHQRTHTGEKPYECNECGKSFRHKSTLTTHLRTHSGEKPYKCCECGKAFGRKSALTNHQGVHVG, encoded by the exons atggaaaataatttcagtaagATGTCACACCTCACTCAAGTTCAGAAAAGCCAGAGAGGTGAGTGTCTAttcaaatgtaatgaatgtgggcaAACATTCAACTACAAGTCAAATCTCACAGCGCATCAGAgaacacacacaggagagaaacgcTATCAACCTAATTCACGTAGGAAGACCAGTCACAAATCAGTTCTCAGAGACCATTGGAGGACACATACAGGGGAGAAACTTTATAAATGTAGTGAATGTGGGAAGTCCTTTTACAAGAAGTCATCCCTCATTCGACATGAGAGAACATACATGCGGGGGAAGCCCCATGAATGTAATGAAAGTGGGAAAACTTTCACCTTCACTCAACATCAGAGAACTCCTACAGGAGAGAAACGCTTTCAGTGTAATGAA TGTGGTAAAACTTTCCATTGGCAATCAGACATTAAGCtacatcagagaactcacacaggagagaaaccctttCACTGTAACAAGTGTGGTAAAACTTTCTATCGGCAGTCAGATGTTAATGCACATCAGCgaattcacacaggagagaaacgcTTTCAGTGTGATCAGTGTGGTAAAACTTTCTATTGGCAGTCAGACGTGCATGCacatcagagaactcacacaggagagaaaccctttCAGTGTAACAAATGTGGTAAGTCTTTCCATAGGCAGGCAGACGTTAATGTTCATCAGAGAACTCACACGGGAGAGAAACGCTTTCgatgtaatgaatgtggaaaaactTTCTACCGGCAGTCAGACGTTAATGcgcatcagagaattcacacggGAGAGAAACCCTTTCAATGTAATCAGTGTGGTAAAACTTTCTATCGGCAGGCGGACGTTAACGTGCATCAGAGAACTCACACGGGAGAGAAGCGCtttcaatgtgatgaatgtgGTAAAACTTTCTACCGGCAGTCAGAAGTTAACGtacatcagagaactcacacaggagagaagcccTTTCAGTGTAATGAATGTGGTAAAACTTTCTATCGACAGTCCGATGTCAATgcacatcagagaattcacacaggagagaaaccttataaatgtaacgaatgtgggaaatctttttaCGAGAAGTCATCCCTCACTCGACATGAGAGAACTCACACGGGAGAAAAACCCTATGAATGCCAGGAGTGTAGGAGAACTTTCTGCCAGAGGTCAGCCCTCACTCAACATCAGAGGACTCACACGGGAGATAGACCCTTTCATTGTAACGTGTGTGGCAAAACTTACCGTCATCTCTCAGCTTTCAACGTACATCGGAgaactcacacaggagagaaaccctttCAGTGTATTGAATGTGAGAAATCTTTTCTTACAAAGTCGACTCTTATCAATCATCAGAGGACTCACACAGGGGAAAAGccctatgaatgtaatgaatgtgggaagagTTTCCGTCATAAATCTACCCTCACTACCCATCTGAGAACTCACTcaggagagaaaccttataaATGTTGTGAATGTGGAAAAGCTTTCGGGCGGAAATCAGCCCTTACAAATCATCAAGGAGTTCACGTAGGGTAG
- the LOC122492682 gene encoding zinc finger protein OZF-like isoform X1: MENNFSKMSHLTQVQKSQRGECLFKCNECGQTFNYKSNLTAHQRTHTGEKRYQPNSRRKTSHKSVLRDHWRTHTGEKLYKCSECGKSFYKKSSLIRHERTYMRGKPHECNESGKTFTFTQHQRTPTGEKRFQCNECGKTFHWQSDIKLHQRTHTGEKPFHCNKCGKTFYRQSDVNAHQRIHTGEKRFQCDQCGKTFYWQSDVHAHQRTHTGEKPFQCNKCGKSFHRQADVNVHQRTHTGEKRFRCNECGKTFYRQSDVNAHQRIHTGEKPFQCNQCGKTFYRQADVNVHQRTHTGEKRFQCDECGKTFYRQSEVNVHQRTHTGEKPFQCNECGKTFYRQSDVNAHQRIHTGEKPYKCNECGKSFYEKSSLTRHERTHTGEKPYECQECRRTFCQRSALTQHQRTHTGDRPFHCNVCGKTYRHLSAFNVHRRTHTGEKPFQCIECEKSFLTKSTLINHQRTHTGEKPYECNECGKSFRHKSTLTTHLRTHSGEKPYKCCECGKAFGRKSALTNHQGVHVG, from the exons atggaaaataatttcagtaagATGTCACACCTCACTCAAGTTCAGAAAAGCCAGAGAGGTGAGTGTCTAttcaaatgtaatgaatgtgggcaAACATTCAACTACAAGTCAAATCTCACAGCGCATCAGAgaacacacacaggagagaaacgcTATCAACCTAATTCACGTAGGAAGACCAGTCACAAATCAGTTCTCAGAGACCATTGGAGGACACATACAGGGGAGAAACTTTATAAATGTAGTGAATGTGGGAAGTCCTTTTACAAGAAGTCATCCCTCATTCGACATGAGAGAACATACATGCGGGGGAAGCCCCATGAATGTAATGAAAGTGGGAAAACTTTCACCTTCACTCAACATCAGAGAACTCCTACAGGA GAGAAACGCTTTCAGTGTAATGAATGTGGTAAAACTTTCCATTGGCAATCAGACATTAAGCtacatcagagaactcacacaggagagaaaccctttCACTGTAACAAGTGTGGTAAAACTTTCTATCGGCAGTCAGATGTTAATGCACATCAGCgaattcacacaggagagaaacgcTTTCAGTGTGATCAGTGTGGTAAAACTTTCTATTGGCAGTCAGACGTGCATGCacatcagagaactcacacaggagagaaaccctttCAGTGTAACAAATGTGGTAAGTCTTTCCATAGGCAGGCAGACGTTAATGTTCATCAGAGAACTCACACGGGAGAGAAACGCTTTCgatgtaatgaatgtggaaaaactTTCTACCGGCAGTCAGACGTTAATGcgcatcagagaattcacacggGAGAGAAACCCTTTCAATGTAATCAGTGTGGTAAAACTTTCTATCGGCAGGCGGACGTTAACGTGCATCAGAGAACTCACACGGGAGAGAAGCGCtttcaatgtgatgaatgtgGTAAAACTTTCTACCGGCAGTCAGAAGTTAACGtacatcagagaactcacacaggagagaagcccTTTCAGTGTAATGAATGTGGTAAAACTTTCTATCGACAGTCCGATGTCAATgcacatcagagaattcacacaggagagaaaccttataaatgtaacgaatgtgggaaatctttttaCGAGAAGTCATCCCTCACTCGACATGAGAGAACTCACACGGGAGAAAAACCCTATGAATGCCAGGAGTGTAGGAGAACTTTCTGCCAGAGGTCAGCCCTCACTCAACATCAGAGGACTCACACGGGAGATAGACCCTTTCATTGTAACGTGTGTGGCAAAACTTACCGTCATCTCTCAGCTTTCAACGTACATCGGAgaactcacacaggagagaaaccctttCAGTGTATTGAATGTGAGAAATCTTTTCTTACAAAGTCGACTCTTATCAATCATCAGAGGACTCACACAGGGGAAAAGccctatgaatgtaatgaatgtgggaagagTTTCCGTCATAAATCTACCCTCACTACCCATCTGAGAACTCACTcaggagagaaaccttataaATGTTGTGAATGTGGAAAAGCTTTCGGGCGGAAATCAGCCCTTACAAATCATCAAGGAGTTCACGTAGGGTAG
- the LOC122492682 gene encoding zinc finger protein OZF-like isoform X3, producing MENNFSKMSHLTQVQKSQRGECLFKCNECGQTFNYKSNLTAHQRTHTGEKRYQPNSRRKTSHKSVLRDHWRTHTGEKLYKCSECGKSFYKKSSLIRHERTYMRGKPHECNESGKTFTFTQHQRTPTGEKRFQCNECGKTFHWQSDIKLHQRTHTGEKPFHCNKCGKTFYRQSDVNAHQRIHTGEKRFQCDQCGKTFYWQSDVHAHQRTHTGEKPFQCNKCGKSFHRQADVNVHQRTHTGEKRFRCNECGKTFYRQSDVNAHQRIHTGEKPFQCNQCGKTFYRQADVNVHQRTHTGEKRFQCDECGKTFYRQSEVNVHQRTHTGEKPFQCNECGKTFYRQSDVNAHQRIHTGEKPYKCNECGKSFYEKSSLTRHERTHTGEKPYECQECRRTFCQRSALTQHQRTHTGDRPFHCNVCGKTYRHLSAFNVHRRTHTGEKPFQCIECEKSFLTKSTLINHQRTHTGEKPYECNECGKSFRHKSTLTTHLRTHSGEKPYKCCECGKAFGRKSALTNHQGVHVG from the exons atggaaaataatttcagtaagATGTCACACCTCACTCAAGTTCAGAAAAGCCAGAGAGGTGAGTGTCTAttcaaatgtaatgaatgtgggcaAACATTCAACTACAAGTCAAATCTCACAGCGCATCAGAgaacacacacaggagagaaacgcTATCAACCTAATTCACGTAGGAAGACCAGTCACAAATCAGTTCTCAGAGACCATTGGAGGACACATACAGGGGAGAAACTTTATAAATGTAGTGAATGTGGGAAGTCCTTTTACAAGAAGTCATCCCTCATTCGACATGAGAGAACATACATGCGGGGGAAGCCCCATGAATGTAATGAAAGTGGGAAAACTTTCACCTTCACTCAACATCAGAGAACTCCTACAGGAGAGAAACGCTTT CAGTGTAATGAATGTGGTAAAACTTTCCATTGGCAATCAGACATTAAGCtacatcagagaactcacacaggagagaaaccctttCACTGTAACAAGTGTGGTAAAACTTTCTATCGGCAGTCAGATGTTAATGCACATCAGCgaattcacacaggagagaaacgcTTTCAGTGTGATCAGTGTGGTAAAACTTTCTATTGGCAGTCAGACGTGCATGCacatcagagaactcacacaggagagaaaccctttCAGTGTAACAAATGTGGTAAGTCTTTCCATAGGCAGGCAGACGTTAATGTTCATCAGAGAACTCACACGGGAGAGAAACGCTTTCgatgtaatgaatgtggaaaaactTTCTACCGGCAGTCAGACGTTAATGcgcatcagagaattcacacggGAGAGAAACCCTTTCAATGTAATCAGTGTGGTAAAACTTTCTATCGGCAGGCGGACGTTAACGTGCATCAGAGAACTCACACGGGAGAGAAGCGCtttcaatgtgatgaatgtgGTAAAACTTTCTACCGGCAGTCAGAAGTTAACGtacatcagagaactcacacaggagagaagcccTTTCAGTGTAATGAATGTGGTAAAACTTTCTATCGACAGTCCGATGTCAATgcacatcagagaattcacacaggagagaaaccttataaatgtaacgaatgtgggaaatctttttaCGAGAAGTCATCCCTCACTCGACATGAGAGAACTCACACGGGAGAAAAACCCTATGAATGCCAGGAGTGTAGGAGAACTTTCTGCCAGAGGTCAGCCCTCACTCAACATCAGAGGACTCACACGGGAGATAGACCCTTTCATTGTAACGTGTGTGGCAAAACTTACCGTCATCTCTCAGCTTTCAACGTACATCGGAgaactcacacaggagagaaaccctttCAGTGTATTGAATGTGAGAAATCTTTTCTTACAAAGTCGACTCTTATCAATCATCAGAGGACTCACACAGGGGAAAAGccctatgaatgtaatgaatgtgggaagagTTTCCGTCATAAATCTACCCTCACTACCCATCTGAGAACTCACTcaggagagaaaccttataaATGTTGTGAATGTGGAAAAGCTTTCGGGCGGAAATCAGCCCTTACAAATCATCAAGGAGTTCACGTAGGGTAG